Proteins from a single region of Chryseobacterium sp. W4I1:
- a CDS encoding type II toxin-antitoxin system ParD family antitoxin yields MAKNTSILLGDYFDNFISEQIKSGKYSSASEVIRNALRLFEYEEAKKTELINELKKGEKSGFAEDFDRKEFLKNLHKKHSANS; encoded by the coding sequence ATGGCAAAAAACACATCCATATTATTAGGAGATTATTTTGATAATTTTATTAGTGAGCAAATAAAATCCGGAAAATATTCCTCCGCAAGTGAGGTAATAAGAAATGCTCTCAGATTATTTGAATATGAAGAAGCCAAGAAGACAGAACTAATTAATGAATTAAAAAAGGGTGAAAAGTCTGGTTTTGCAGAGGATTTTGATCGCAAAGAATTTCTAAAGAATCTTCATAAAAAACATTCTGCTAATTCATGA
- a CDS encoding type II toxin-antitoxin system RelE/ParE family toxin: protein MNYRISKEATNDLEKIWLYTFENWSLKQADHYFELLMNEIEYLSVNPKSGKDYSEIRKGYFRSRVKSHFIFYKINLKDEEIEIIRILHQQMDITTRLDK, encoded by the coding sequence ATGAATTACAGAATAAGCAAAGAAGCAACCAATGATTTAGAAAAAATCTGGCTTTATACTTTTGAAAACTGGTCACTAAAACAGGCAGACCATTATTTTGAGCTGCTTATGAATGAAATTGAATACCTATCTGTAAATCCAAAATCTGGAAAAGATTACAGTGAAATCAGAAAGGGATATTTTCGTTCAAGAGTTAAATCTCATTTTATATTCTATAAAATCAACTTGAAAGATGAAGAAATTGAAATCATCAGAATTCTTCATCAGCAAATGGATATTACAACGAGATTAGATAAATAA